The genomic region GAAATGCCAAAGTCGAAGATTTGAGGAGTTTGACCAACTTTTTTGGATCTTGCACTGAAACTTTTGTCTTGGCTGTCAATATTCTAGACAGATTCTTGGCTCTTATGAAGGTATTTAATCATTTTTGTAAAcacaacttcattttttaataaccGGTGCCCAGCACAATACCTAGCATAAAGGATTCTGTAACTATTTGGTAAATGAATGTATTTGTTATTATATATAAGCATTTTTAATGATCAGAGTTGTGATCTTTAGTTCAGATTAAGAGACTACAAAAGTCAGTGTATTGTTGTATCTTAGGTTTTGATGTATCTCCTACATAACTTTTCTTTGAAGATGTGACACAATGAAAACTACTTTTTTTGGGGTGTTTTGTATCTACACAGCTCTCAAAATaagattttcatattttcatttcccaGTATGTTTCTGTTAAGCCTAGGTATTTTTAAACACCTGAAACATGCCAAATAGCAGTATAGCAGTATGTTAAAGGTGACCTAGTGCCTTCCCTATGAGAAACCTTTTCAAAGAAGGGAGCCACAGTCTTATTAACAGTTACCAGCGACTCATAAGATTTCACTTAtttgtggagtctaaaatatgacacagatgaacctgtctatgaaacagaaacagaacgaAGGACAAAGAGAATAGACTGGGGGGTGCCAGAGGGGCGGGGGAGgcttggattgggagtttggaattcgCGGGTGCAAAGTGGTGTCTACAAAATGGATGAATGACGAGgccctgctgtgtagcacagggaactctatatcctgtgatgaaccagaatgggaaataatatgaaaaagaatgtatgttcgtatgtatgtgtgtatactgaCGGAGTTACTTTGCTGAATagcagtaatatatatataacattgtaattcaactatacttcacttaaaaataaatttaaaaaaacatcgATCAGTAACTGTTAGAAAAATGTTATTCTTCTACCAGTAGGATTCTTGTCAGCTGCTGGGTCAATTTTCAGGGCACTGAAAAGAAAAGGGCAGCCATCTGTCCATGGCAGCTTTTACATCTGCTCCACTCTGCACATCTGATGCAGTAGCTCTCTTGGGGGCAAATTTGCATTGAGGCATAGGATGATTCTTAAATAGAtaagaagataaaaagatgaCTATGTTACTTTTATATTCAAAGAAGTATATTTTCTTGGTGTTAGGCttaatttattttgggggagatTGTACTATTATGAGTTTTGTAAGTTAGAAATACAGTGTATTTAGAAACCTAGCTTTTgaatttgcattaatttttttttaagccatgttTAAATTAAATGCTCaaaatgttttttctgttttttaaagggaGGTTAAGACagcttaaaatgtaaaaacagttAAGTTTAATTTTATGTAAGGGTAAATACAAGGAAGCAGTTTGATCATGTTCTGTCTTAAGAGTAGGGGCTCATTACGGTATTTTAAGTGTCCGCTTTGCGAAGTTAAAGTGACAATTGTTGGAAGAAACCTTTTGTTCCTTGTTTTTCAGGTGAAACCTAAGCATTTGTCTTGCATTGGAGTCTGTTGTTTTTTGCTGGCTGCTAGAATAGTTGAAGAAGAATGCAATATTCCATCTACTCATGACGTGATCCGGATTAGCCAATGTAAATGTACTGCTTCTGACATAAAGCggatggaaaaaataatttcagaaaaattgCACTATGAATTCGAAGCTACTACTGCCTTAAACTTTTTGCACTTATACCATACTATCGTACTTTGTCATACTTCAGAAAGGTCAGtgggattaaaaatgaaaattttgtacTTTAGCTTTGCTGTAAGTAAAGAATTAGAATGccagtgaatatttttataccttccagtttaataaacattttattctttctttttcattgtataGGAAAGAAATACTGAGCCTTGATAAATTAGAAGCTCAGCTGAAAGCTTGCTGCTGCCGACTTACCttttcaaaagcaaaagtaagTCAATTTCTTACTTATACATATCTCAGtttctattttgaattaaaaaatatttatttttcttttttttcttgtagccATCCATACTAGCTTTGTGCCTTCTCAATTTGGAAGTAGAAACTTTGAAATCCATTGAATTGTTGGAAATTCTCCTGCTTGTTAAAAAACATTCCAAGGTAAATTAAGTATCTTCAGAACTTGTTCTTTATAGCAGCTTTCTTcctggtgttttattttttctgtggtgACTTAATCATTATTAACACTTTATGGGGCTCttaacttttattcattttttctttgtatcttaaGTGTTGATGTTCTTCTCCAAATGCAGCTTCAACTCAGACAGTGTTAAGCTGGAGCGGAATCTGATCACTTAGCCTAGCCGCTTTCTGTATTCAGACATCCCTTCCCTCGTCTTCTTGCCAGTTGGTAGTACAGTGGTCTGTATTGTCCTGCACACGTTGTTCTAGAATGCGTACTAAGAAGTTAACTCAGTAAATACACCAACAGCATCCCAGTACATCGGTAGGACTGAGACATTGTCCCATAGTAGCATTACCAAAATAACATCAACTGCGtttttgcttttgaactgctTTGTCGGGCCAGCCTAATAAGTTTTTTCAATCAGAAAGAGGTGTAAACCAAACAATCACAGTCCTTTTTCTTCAACTGGTGGTCTGGTTGGAGAAATATGGAACTGAACACAAGGCAGGGTCTGTGTCTCTAAACAGAGGATGTACTTGAAAGTTTGGTTAGCAGAGAAGTAAGCTAGACCATGAGAGGCATGACGACTGGGAGCCTGGCTGTACCAAAAAGAATCTTAGACACTGAAAGTTTGGGAATCAGTTCAGGGTAGGTTTGTAGATAGAATGTCTAGGTGCTAATCACAAGCAGGAATAAGGGCATCTAACTCTAGTTTTTAGAGGCCAAGCATGGAAATAAGGAGTCATGGACGACCAAGATGTGGGCCTAACGGTGTAGCAAATACTGGCATCATTGAGGGAAATTTCAAAGAAGTTAATGTCAAAGGAGTATGAT from Bos indicus x Bos taurus breed Angus x Brahman F1 hybrid chromosome 6, Bos_hybrid_MaternalHap_v2.0, whole genome shotgun sequence harbors:
- the CCNG2 gene encoding cyclin-G2 translates to MKDLGAEYLAGREGVQLFGLLNLYLEQEQRFQPREKGLSLIEATPETDNTLCPRLRNAKVEDLRSLTNFFGSCTETFVLAVNILDRFLALMKVKPKHLSCIGVCCFLLAARIVEEECNIPSTHDVIRISQCKCTASDIKRMEKIISEKLHYEFEATTALNFLHLYHTIVLCHTSERKEILSLDKLEAQLKACCCRLTFSKAKPSILALCLLNLEVETLKSIELLEILLLVKKHSKVNDSEFVYWRELVSKCLAEYSSPECCKPDLKKLVWIVSRRTAQNLHNSYYSVPELPTIPEGGCFDESESEDSCEDMSCGEESLSSSPHRDQECTFFFSFKVAQTLCFPS